The following coding sequences are from one Clostridioides difficile ATCC 9689 = DSM 1296 window:
- a CDS encoding MBL fold metallo-hydrolase, with protein MIIKKFVDSYFGVNTYVLGDEKTKKCAVIDPGGSLVETLSFVKENELNIEYIILTHGHGDHIGYVKDIKEKTGAKVVAHVDEKELLNDKNKNLSYTMRCGAQEFDADIYVNDKDKLELGELKMTFLHTPGHTQGCMCIRVEDEMFTGDTLFAGSIGRTDLYSGDFNQMEKSLKKLCKYEDAVRVYPGHGPTSTLGVEKKTNPYM; from the coding sequence ATGATTATAAAAAAATTTGTAGATAGTTATTTTGGAGTAAATACTTATGTATTAGGTGATGAAAAGACTAAAAAATGTGCAGTTATAGACCCAGGTGGAAGTTTAGTAGAGACATTAAGTTTTGTAAAAGAAAATGAATTAAATATTGAATATATTATCCTTACTCATGGGCATGGAGACCATATAGGATATGTTAAGGATATTAAAGAAAAAACTGGTGCTAAAGTAGTTGCACATGTTGATGAAAAAGAATTATTAAATGATAAAAATAAAAATCTAAGTTATACAATGAGATGTGGAGCGCAAGAGTTTGATGCAGATATCTATGTGAATGATAAAGACAAGCTTGAACTTGGTGAATTAAAAATGACTTTCTTGCATACTCCAGGACATACTCAAGGATGTATGTGTATAAGAGTTGAAGATGAAATGTTCACAGGAGATACTTTGTTTGCTGGAAGTATTGGTAGAACTGATTTATATAGTGGGGATTTTAACCAAATGGAAAAATCACTTAAGAAATTATGCAAATATGAAGATGCTGTTAGAGTATATCCTGGACATGGACCAACCAGTACTCTAGGGGTTGAAAAGAAGACAAATCCTTACATGTAA
- a CDS encoding coproporphyrinogen III oxidase has product MLYVFLKGHDYKYEVAELIKLFTSEFKFKDSNANNNIESKHLINRLIYENGVLFSSTEYYENGNLKYESIQNIKNMNLEFLDGFDSSKTIEEFLNSLDSESKRNFKKLCKENIKKSMFLVLKQVFNSYVPWGILTGIRPVKIVHNLMDKKLDDNSIRTILKDNYFIIDEKIDLALEIAKRERLFMYPIDKNKISLYVSIPFCPTRCVYCSFPSNSLKQFGHLKREYVYKLIEEIKGFAKVIKETKKEVETLYIGGGTPTTLDEEELDLLINSLFNELDLSKIKEFTVEAGRPDTITEQKLRVLKKHNVSRISINPQTMNDDTLVKIGREHRVSDLVDCFNMARRMGFDNINMDIILGLIDEDLNMVKNTLEEIKKLSPESLTVHTLAIKRASNLNINMDRYKEHLTQYEEMVKMIDLSMKYAKDMGLNPYYMYRQKHMLGNLENIGYAKEGYECIYNIQIMEEKQSNYALGAGAISKFVYVDEDRIERVENVKNVEQYIERVDEMIKRKKEEVYKNVD; this is encoded by the coding sequence ATGTTGTATGTTTTTTTAAAAGGACATGATTATAAGTATGAAGTAGCAGAACTTATAAAATTGTTTACCAGTGAATTTAAGTTTAAAGACTCTAATGCTAACAATAATATAGAGTCAAAGCATTTAATAAATAGATTGATTTATGAGAATGGTGTATTATTCTCAAGTACTGAATACTATGAAAATGGAAACTTAAAGTATGAGTCAATACAGAATATAAAAAATATGAATCTTGAATTTTTAGATGGATTTGATAGTAGCAAAACGATTGAAGAATTTCTTAATAGCCTAGATAGTGAAAGTAAGAGGAACTTTAAAAAGCTGTGTAAAGAAAATATCAAAAAAAGCATGTTTTTAGTGCTTAAACAAGTATTTAATTCTTATGTACCATGGGGAATTTTGACTGGTATTAGACCAGTCAAAATTGTCCACAATTTAATGGATAAAAAGCTAGATGATAATAGCATAAGAACCATTCTAAAAGATAATTATTTTATAATAGATGAGAAAATAGATTTAGCTCTTGAAATAGCTAAAAGAGAGCGATTATTTATGTATCCTATAGATAAAAATAAAATTTCTCTTTATGTAAGTATTCCATTTTGTCCAACTAGATGTGTATATTGTTCATTTCCTTCAAATTCATTAAAACAATTTGGACATTTAAAAAGAGAATATGTTTATAAATTGATTGAAGAAATTAAGGGGTTTGCCAAAGTTATTAAGGAGACTAAGAAAGAAGTTGAAACTCTATATATTGGTGGTGGAACTCCAACTACACTTGATGAGGAAGAATTGGATTTGCTTATAAATTCATTGTTCAATGAATTAGATTTAAGTAAAATTAAAGAATTTACTGTAGAAGCAGGTAGACCTGACACTATTACAGAACAAAAACTAAGAGTGTTAAAAAAACACAATGTTAGTAGAATTAGTATAAATCCTCAAACTATGAATGATGATACTTTAGTAAAGATTGGAAGAGAGCATAGAGTATCTGATTTAGTAGATTGCTTTAATATGGCTCGTAGAATGGGATTTGATAATATAAATATGGATATAATTTTAGGTCTTATAGATGAAGATTTAAATATGGTAAAGAATACATTGGAGGAGATAAAAAAACTTTCTCCTGAAAGCCTTACAGTTCATACATTAGCCATAAAGAGAGCATCCAACTTAAATATAAATATGGATAGGTATAAAGAACATCTAACACAATATGAAGAAATGGTAAAAATGATAGATTTATCAATGAAATATGCAAAAGATATGGGATTAAATCCATATTATATGTACAGACAAAAACATATGTTGGGAAATTTAGAAAATATAGGTTATGCTAAAGAAGGATATGAGTGCATTTATAATATACAGATTATGGAAGAAAAACAAAGTAACTATGCATTAGGTGCAGGTGCTATATCGAAATTTGTTTATGTAGATGAAGATAGAATTGAAAGAGTAGAAAATGTAAAAAATGTTGAACAATACATTGAAAGAGTAGATGAAATGATAAAAAGGAAGAAAGAAGAGGTATATAAAAATGTTGACTAA
- the hisS gene encoding histidine--tRNA ligase, which translates to MLTKAPRGTKDITPKEAYKWRYVENKFREICALYGYEEMVTPIFEHTELFKRSVGDTTDIVQKEMYSFKDKGDREITLKPEGTAGVVRAFIENKLYADTQPTKLFYVTPCFRYERPQAGRQRQFHQFGIEALGSDTPSMDAEIIALAVQFFNEVGLNDLVVSINSVGCPVCRKEYNALLKEYLDSKADILCDTCNERREKNPMRVIDCKNPTCKENIKDIPFIADHLCDDCKSHFDKLQEYLKEMNINFVIDKTIVRGLDYYRKTAFEIISNDIGAQSTVCGGGRYDGLVEQLGGPKGISGIGFGLGIERLLLTLEGNGIEIENPQSTDIFIVTIGEEANTRSFKLLKDLRQNHISADKDHIERSVKAQFKYSDKINSKFTIVIGDDELKNDTATLKNMKTSEQTTVKLSTLVEELKQKL; encoded by the coding sequence ATGTTGACTAAAGCTCCTAGAGGAACTAAAGACATAACTCCAAAAGAGGCTTACAAATGGCGTTATGTAGAAAATAAATTTAGAGAAATATGTGCTTTATATGGATATGAAGAAATGGTAACACCTATATTTGAACATACAGAACTTTTCAAGAGAAGTGTTGGAGATACTACAGATATAGTTCAAAAAGAAATGTATTCTTTTAAAGATAAAGGTGATAGAGAAATTACCCTAAAGCCAGAAGGTACAGCAGGTGTAGTAAGAGCATTTATAGAAAATAAATTATATGCAGATACTCAACCAACAAAATTATTTTATGTGACACCTTGTTTTAGATATGAAAGACCACAAGCTGGTAGACAAAGACAATTTCACCAATTTGGAATAGAAGCACTTGGAAGTGATACTCCTTCAATGGATGCTGAAATAATCGCACTAGCTGTTCAATTTTTTAATGAAGTTGGATTAAATGATTTGGTAGTGAGTATAAATTCAGTTGGCTGTCCAGTTTGTAGAAAAGAATACAATGCTTTATTAAAAGAGTATCTTGACTCAAAAGCTGATATATTGTGTGATACTTGCAATGAGAGAAGAGAAAAAAATCCAATGAGGGTTATAGACTGTAAAAATCCTACATGTAAAGAAAATATCAAAGATATACCATTTATTGCAGACCATTTGTGTGATGATTGTAAATCTCACTTTGATAAACTTCAAGAATACTTAAAGGAAATGAATATAAACTTTGTAATTGATAAAACAATAGTTAGAGGCTTAGATTACTATAGAAAAACTGCTTTTGAAATTATATCTAATGATATAGGAGCTCAAAGTACTGTATGTGGTGGAGGAAGATATGATGGTCTTGTTGAACAATTAGGAGGACCAAAAGGTATAAGTGGAATTGGGTTTGGACTAGGAATTGAAAGACTTTTACTTACACTTGAAGGTAATGGAATTGAAATAGAAAACCCTCAATCTACGGATATATTTATAGTAACTATAGGTGAAGAAGCAAATACAAGAAGCTTTAAATTGTTAAAAGACTTGAGACAAAATCATATAAGTGCAGATAAAGACCATATAGAGAGAAGTGTTAAAGCACAATTTAAATATTCAGATAAAATAAATTCAAAATTTACAATAGTAATTGGAGATGATGAACTTAAAAATGACACTGCGACATTAAAAAATATGAAAACATCAGAGCAAACTACTGTAAAATTAAGTACATTAGTTGAAGAATTAAAGCAAAAGCTGTAA